One Haliscomenobacter hydrossis DSM 1100 genomic window, ACTACATCAAGCCGCTGAAGACAAGCTCACCGGTGTCTCAGCGGTGCCCACCTGGTTGCAAACCTCCACCGGTGGATTGAAATTATAGCTCAGGATGGGTTCCGCGTCGCCGGTGAGGGTATCCTCGCGCCAAAGCGGCATGCCCTTAAAAACTGCCTCTTGGGTAGCGATTGCCTCGGCGCTCAGGCGTTTGAAGCTGAACTCCGCGATAAAAAAGCGGCTGTTGTTGGCCTCGGGTGCCTTGCTGGTCCGCTCGGCGGGGGTGATGGTCAACTCAATTTGGCAGAGGTTGACCTTTTCATAAAAAATCTCCTCGTTGAGGTCCATCAGGTTGTCGACGCTGTAGCCGTGCAGCAGCAGGTTACAGACCTGGTTCCCTGATTGAGGAAAAGAATTCCGCCCAACGCTTGGTACTTTGGCCCAAGATACTATCGCGAAAAATCCGGAAAGCAACGGGAATAAGGGTTAAAGATTCCTTGGGTTTGGTGATGGGGGTCTCCCCTTTCAGGTTGAACATGCCCCGGTTGGCATCGAAGCGGTACTGGCGGGGGCGACCGGGCAGGTAAGCGATTGGCGCGATCTCCGCAGTTTCAGCGTTGAGTAATTGAGCAATACCTGTCGAAGGTAACGGCAATAACGTTGCTGTTTTCATTGTTTTAGGTTTTTATAAATGAGAAAATATAGACTGAGTAAAAGAAAATCAAAGGCAAATTTCTTGTGGTTGCAAGAGCAGATCAGCCGCCTTTTGCGCCTGTGCGGCAGCATTGAGGATTAGCTTGGGGTCGCCTTTCAGCTTGTTGATCCAAGCCTGGAGGTAGGCTGCATTGTTGGCATCCAGCTGCGGCGAATCAATCTGGCAATGTGCGCAGACAAAAGCCGAACACAGTTCCGCCACCAGTTCCTCCCGGCTGTAATCCGGGCTACCAAAAGCGGGGATTGGCTCCCCCTCCGGGAAACGATTGAGGCGGGACGGGTGACCAGTCCAATGCGCCAGCTCGTGAAACAGCGTCGCATAATAGTCTTCCGGGCTGTTGAACTGTTGCAGCTCCGGCAAGCGGATAAAGTCCTGGAACGGATGATAAGCCGCTGAATTTCCAGCGTGAATAATGTTAGCACCAGTACTTTTGACCAGTTCCTCGCAGTGTTCAATCCGTTCATGAGCTGTAAACAGTTCGTTAGAAGGATACACAAAATCGATGCCTTCAATATCGGTTGCATTGAACACGTGGTAAAAACGCGGCTGGGGAATGCGCACTTTGGCGAGAGCTTCCTCCTGCACCTTCTCGCCCTGGGCATCGAGGTAGAGCCAGTTCCAGAAAAAGACCAGGTCAGCTTTGGCCCCCTTGCGGATGCGGCCGCCGCGATCCTGAACCTGTTTGAAGGTCATGAAGTAAGGATCCTTATAAAAGTAGCTCAGGTAAAGCTGGTTGAAGCCTCGGTAAGGCGTACGGGTGGCGTAGTTCATGGCGGGCAGGTACAATTTGTCGGTCCAGGACTTGCGCCAGGGGGCCACCCCTTGTTCCAGGAGGGTGAGGATTTTTTGGGTGGCAATTTCGTAGACGGATACGTTTTTCATGTGAATGGAATGGATGGTGAAGGAATAAGAGGCTACCGCTGGGTAGCCTCGAAAGGAAGTGCAACTCCGGCCGATTTTGTCAGTACCTGACAATGTACCCGGCCATTGATTTTAAGATAATCGGCAATCGTGCAGGCAGTATAAAAGGGATGACGATCTGGGCCATTGTGGCGCAAATAGCGGCGATAAGCACGGTTTAGCTCCAAATCAGATACAATATACTGCGGGCCCAGCTGCTGCCGGACCTGGTCTTTGATGGCTTTCATAAGTGAATGGTTGAGGAGGTTGAGAAAGTTGAGGAGGTTGAGTTAAGCGCAACGTTGCGGAGCGTAGATTGGAAGGGCTGGTTCCCTGGCAACCCGGCCATTCAAACCCGCGCTGTAGAATTTCCGCTCGACTTGCTGCCGCAGCAATCGATAACTAATCAAGGCCATGTGCGCCTCGATGCGGGCGGTGGTCAGTTCGAGCTGGGCTTTTTGGTAATCCAATAAAAGATCAACAGCACGGAGCAGGTGGTTATGATCGTCGAAGTCATTGCAAGGTAGAAACAGCGAAAGGGCAATGGCCTGATCTTCGAGCAAAAGCGCACGAATATCATGTTCTTGATTCAGGTAAAAGGCAATCTCCCGTTTGGAAAGGGTGACCGGTTCGGGGAGGAACAAAGTCCATTTGTTCAACCCATCGTGCCGCAGTTTAAAATCATTTTTGGGCTGGTATTCGTCTTGCAAACGATCTTCCCAGTATTGATCCAGGGAACGGTGCAAGGCGGAATAATAGCTGTTTTCGATGAATGTGTCCGGTGTCATAACGTACAGTGTTTTTGTTGCTTTTCTTTTATAAATATACACATTTTGTGTTTAAATTCAAAATTTTATGCAACATTTTTTAACTATTTTTTACACTAAAAACCAACAAAATAAACAAAATAACAGCATAAAAACTTATCAAAAAGCTTGCAAATACAAAACAAAATGTGTAATTTAAAGAAAAAACACCGACATGGACAACAAACTACAACAACTGACCGAGGCGCTGGCTACCGGTACCTGGGCGGAGCTGCTGAGCCTCCACGAAGAAGCCCTAAACGACCTGGAGGGTGACACCGAAAAACTGTACACAGCCATAGTCCAATACCTGGAGCAATGAAACTACTGATCACGGGCAGCCGCCGGGCCACTGCGCAAGACTACGCAGGCCTGGTGGCGGCCATCCAAAAATATGCCCCCCAGGCCAGTGAGATTCTGCACGGCGGGGCAATGGGCGCTGACCAACTGGCCGAACAATACGCCCGGGCGCAGGGACTACCCGTGACCGTGATCCGCCCCGACTATACCCAATGGCCGGCCAAAGTGGCCCCGCTGAAAAGGAACCACCAGCTGGTGGCCCTGGCCGATGGGGTAATCGCGCTGTACAAAGGCAAGCGCAAAGGGGGTACCGCCTATACCGCCAGGCTGGCGCAGGATGCCGGTAAACTACTGGTAGAACTGCACGACAGCGGAGAATATACGCCTGGTGAGCAACTGAGCATGCCCATATAAGCACAAACTGGCCTGCCCAACCCCGCACGCTGCTACGAGGGGGGAACTGCAATAGGGGAAAAAATCCCCCCCTGCTAAAAATAAAGTGGCGAAGCCGCCGCTTTGTCTTTCTCCCGACCGCAAGCTGCCCGCTGCGGAACTGCACTAGTACGAAAACTCCCCCCGGAAAAAAGGCCAAGCAATGTGCAGCCAGTGCCGGGCATGGATGCAAGGTGGAGCGCCCGCAGTGAGCGTTTTTTTTTCTGGTGCGTAGCTTTAGCGGAGCAAACCAGAAAAAAAAACGCGAGCGAGGACGTACGACCTTGCAGCGATGACTGGCACTGGCTAACTTGCTTTGGCCCTTTTTTGTGGGGGTTTTTGAGCTAGTGCTGGTATGGTGGTGGAGGGGGAAGAGTTATTGATAATTAGTTGTGAGTAGCATTTAATAGTTTGAGAAAATATAAATATTTAACTGAATTCATTTTTTTGTAACAAAACTATTCGGTTTACGTATGAAAGAAGCATAAAGTCCTCTATTATGAGTCAGTACAATGTGAACGTTGTTATATTCTCAGTATTCGGTAATTGTATTGAGAACTTCCAGTGTTTGTGCATTGAGTGCCATTCACAAGTAGACGATATACATCGAAGAAATTTTGATACAGAAGATCAAAGACGGGAGTTGAAAGAATTTAAAGCTAAGTATCGAAAGCAATAAGGTAATATTGTAAAGTAGGTAATTTTTCACCATATTTATCCAAAACAACCCAAACACCATGTCCCAACTGCCAGTCATCCTTACAGCCTTTGCCAACAGCTACCACGCTGATTACCTGGCTCACCTGGAGCAAGAGCACGACCGTTTGCAACAGATTCTGGCACCCCTCTCCTATTTGCGGCATGTACCCCTGTCGAGCGCCAAAACCGGGCAGCTGGTCAGCACACTCACCCAGTACCAACAGGAATTGCTAATTTTCCATTTTGGTGGCCATGCCGATGGGGAGCAATTGCGGTTTCGGGATGCGGGCGGGCAAGTAGCGGGGCTGGTGGAGCAGTTTGGCTTACACCCGCAGCTCAAGTTGTTGTTTCTGAACGGGTGCAATACGCAAGGGCAGGTACGACAATATTTGGAGACGAGTATTCCGGCAGTCATTGCAACGACTTGCTCGGTACAAGATGGACAAGCCAGACAATTTGCGGAACTATTTTACAATGCCCTGGCGACTGGGCATACACTGCAAGAGGCTTTTACCCGGGCGAAAGGAGCCATGAAGCTGGTGGATGGGGCCGTTCAGGGAGAAGAAATAGTGAATTTGCGGGACGCGCGCTTGCGGCAAGAACCAGAGACGGAAGTACCGTGGCGCTTGTATGTGGCGGGGGATGAGGTATTGGATTGGAAATTGATCCATGAAAAAAAGAGCACCCAGTTACTCAGTCTGGACCACCATCGCCAAGCGGGGCCGGTAATTGGGCGAACCGATGAACTGAAACAGCTGGAAGCACTGGTTCAACAAGCAAATCAAAATCCGATTGTCATTTATGGACCCAGTGGCATTGGCAAGACCCTGCTTGCGGAACTCTTCTGGGAAAAGCACAAAGGTGACTTTGAAGTAGCGGCCTGGATCAACTACCGTACCAGCCTGGTTCATACCATCCTGGAAGAAATCAGGCCCAAAAACGCAGCATACGTAGACCTTGACGAGGCTCCAGAGAAGAAACTGGAGTGGATAGCCCGGCAATACATCCTGCATGAACTACAAAACCCTCCTGGCAAAAAGCTCCTGGTGCTGAATAATGTACCGCTGGGTTCGGACTTACCAACACATGTGGAATGGCTCAAAATTTCAGACTTATACCTGCTCATCACGGCCAACGAGGCCATCCCGCAGACTACTGCTTACCCTTTGCCTAAACTAAGCGATGCGGAGATCATTGAATTGTTTAAAGCCCTGACGGGTAAAAACGCCAATGAAGCGGTCCAACAACTTTTGGCACAATTGGGGCAAAATGCTTTGTTGACTCGGATCATTGCACAAAACATCCCGCATGATGATTTGCAGGAGGCTAAGGCGCTCATCACCAAGCTACAAAAAGGGTTGGCCGCAGATACTCAAGCGACCTCTGCTGAGCACAACCTGCTGTGGGCCTTGTTGCACCACGCCGTAACGGATCCTGCTCAACAGTGGATCCTATTGCAATTTGCGGCGATGCCGACGACAGGATTTGATGCCGATTCCTTTGCTGAGCTGGTGCTACCCGAAGACGGAGATTTGTCCCTTGCGACAGGGTACCAAAACTATCTTGAAGACCACGGGCTGGTGGGTCAGGAAACTGGATTAGAAGATGCTCTAGAGTCCTTGGTACAAGGTGCCTGGCTGGAGCAAAAGGAAGATGAACTGTGGTTGCCGGATGCCGTGCGGGAAGTGGTGGGGCAGCAGTATCCTAAGCACAGTCGGTATTTCAAAGATTTGATTGAATCCATCCGGTTGAGCTATTTTGGTGAAGAATATGGGCCGGTAAAGGGCAATGCGCTGTTCGTTTCACATCTGCAAAGCATACTGCCATTTTTGGAATATGGCGAAGCGTATTTGACGCTGCATCGTTTGTTGATCAAAACCTACAACGATTTGGTGTATTGGTATGAGGAGGAGAAGGAGCTGAAATTGTTGCTTGATGTAGTGGAGAAACATGAAGGGCAGTGGAGTAAGCAATTTTGGGATATCTGCTATAATCTATCCGAATGTTGCAGAAGAACTGGGCATATTCATGATGCTGATCATTATAGCCAAATACAGTTAGCTGTAGCACAAAAAATCTATGCCAATCATCCAAATTTAGCTGGCGCTCAAAATGAGCGTGGATTAGTCCTTCGTGATTTAGGGGACTACGCAGACACAGCTCAACTCCTCGAACTCGCTTTGGACTCTCATCTGCGCAACTTTGGCGAGGACCATCCAAACGTCGCCGTGAGCCAGTGTAATTTGGCTTTAGTGTATCAAGATTTAGGGGACTATGCTCGCGCAGCTCAACTCCTGGAACTCGCTTTGGACTCTCATCTGCGCAACTTTGGCGAGGACCATCCTATAGTAGCGAAAATACAGGTTAATTTGGCCAATGTCCTTCGTGATTTAGGGGACTATGCTCGCGCAGCTCAACTCCTGGAACTCGCTTTGGACTCTGATATGCGCAACTTTGGCGAGGACCATCCAACTGTCGCTGAGAGCCAGTCTAATTTGGCCAAAGTCCTTATGGCTTTAGGGAACTACGCTCGCGCAGTTCAACTTCTCGAACTCGCTTTGGCCAGTGCGATGCGCAACTTTGGCGAGGACCATCCAAACGTCGCCGTGTGCCAGTCTAATTTGGCCGCTGTACTAATATCTTTAGGGGACTACGCTCGCGCAGCTCAACTCTTCGAGCTCGCCCTGGCCAGTGCGATGCGCAACTTTGGCGAGGACCATCCAAACGTCGCCGTATACCAGTCTAATTTGGCCAATGTCCTTAGTAATTTAGGCGACTACGCTCGCGCAGCTCAACTCCTCGAGCTCGCGCTGGCCAGTGGTCTGCGCAACTTTGGCAAGGAACATCCAAACGTCGCCGAGTGCCAGTCTAATTTAGCCACTGTCCTAAGCTCTTTAGGGAACTACGCTCGCGCAGCTCAACTCCTCGAGCTCGCCCTGGCCAGTGATCTGTGCAACTTTGGCGAGGAACATCCAAACGTCGCCATTCGTCAGTGTAACCTCGCTTCAGTCTATTATCAGCTAGATCGATTGGATGAAGCAAAAATATTTTTGGAGCAAGCATTAAAGACCTTCGAGAAAAGTCTGGGCGTGAATCACCCATACTATTCAGGGACGGTAAGTTCGCTGAAGGCAGTAAACGAAAAACTCGATGCCACCAACTAAACCCCTCATCCATCCATTTTGGGGTCGTCAAACTCATTCTATTCGGTTCAATATCCAGAATTTGCCCTAGTCAAAATCCCGCAAAAGTGCCGTGCATTTTCCATTCTTTCATTTATCTTGTTTCCCAAACCAGCACCCATGAGTACCAAACCCACGCTCCTTCCCCCACAAACCGGATTTCTCCTCGTCGAAATCGTTTACGGCCTGGTATCCC contains:
- a CDS encoding ArdC family protein; this encodes MKNVSVYEIATQKILTLLEQGVAPWRKSWTDKLYLPAMNYATRTPYRGFNQLYLSYFYKDPYFMTFKQVQDRGGRIRKGAKADLVFFWNWLYLDAQGEKVQEEALAKVRIPQPRFYHVFNATDIEGIDFVYPSNELFTAHERIEHCEELVKSTGANIIHAGNSAAYHPFQDFIRLPELQQFNSPEDYYATLFHELAHWTGHPSRLNRFPEGEPIPAFGSPDYSREELVAELCSAFVCAHCQIDSPQLDANNAAYLQAWINKLKGDPKLILNAAAQAQKAADLLLQPQEICL
- a CDS encoding SLOG family protein codes for the protein MKLLITGSRRATAQDYAGLVAAIQKYAPQASEILHGGAMGADQLAEQYARAQGLPVTVIRPDYTQWPAKVAPLKRNHQLVALADGVIALYKGKRKGGTAYTARLAQDAGKLLVELHDSGEYTPGEQLSMPI
- a CDS encoding tetratricopeptide repeat protein, encoding MSQLPVILTAFANSYHADYLAHLEQEHDRLQQILAPLSYLRHVPLSSAKTGQLVSTLTQYQQELLIFHFGGHADGEQLRFRDAGGQVAGLVEQFGLHPQLKLLFLNGCNTQGQVRQYLETSIPAVIATTCSVQDGQARQFAELFYNALATGHTLQEAFTRAKGAMKLVDGAVQGEEIVNLRDARLRQEPETEVPWRLYVAGDEVLDWKLIHEKKSTQLLSLDHHRQAGPVIGRTDELKQLEALVQQANQNPIVIYGPSGIGKTLLAELFWEKHKGDFEVAAWINYRTSLVHTILEEIRPKNAAYVDLDEAPEKKLEWIARQYILHELQNPPGKKLLVLNNVPLGSDLPTHVEWLKISDLYLLITANEAIPQTTAYPLPKLSDAEIIELFKALTGKNANEAVQQLLAQLGQNALLTRIIAQNIPHDDLQEAKALITKLQKGLAADTQATSAEHNLLWALLHHAVTDPAQQWILLQFAAMPTTGFDADSFAELVLPEDGDLSLATGYQNYLEDHGLVGQETGLEDALESLVQGAWLEQKEDELWLPDAVREVVGQQYPKHSRYFKDLIESIRLSYFGEEYGPVKGNALFVSHLQSILPFLEYGEAYLTLHRLLIKTYNDLVYWYEEEKELKLLLDVVEKHEGQWSKQFWDICYNLSECCRRTGHIHDADHYSQIQLAVAQKIYANHPNLAGAQNERGLVLRDLGDYADTAQLLELALDSHLRNFGEDHPNVAVSQCNLALVYQDLGDYARAAQLLELALDSHLRNFGEDHPIVAKIQVNLANVLRDLGDYARAAQLLELALDSDMRNFGEDHPTVAESQSNLAKVLMALGNYARAVQLLELALASAMRNFGEDHPNVAVCQSNLAAVLISLGDYARAAQLFELALASAMRNFGEDHPNVAVYQSNLANVLSNLGDYARAAQLLELALASGLRNFGKEHPNVAECQSNLATVLSSLGNYARAAQLLELALASDLCNFGEEHPNVAIRQCNLASVYYQLDRLDEAKIFLEQALKTFEKSLGVNHPYYSGTVSSLKAVNEKLDATN